A genome region from Triticum aestivum cultivar Chinese Spring chromosome 2B, IWGSC CS RefSeq v2.1, whole genome shotgun sequence includes the following:
- the LOC123043232 gene encoding glyoxylate/hydroxypyruvate reductase HPR3, whose translation MASTVGAAARAPATGGKPSVLYLRRADDGLAAALRARYRVHSLYDSGAPLPAFLAASAAARGAGEPPRAAVVVGGGAIQVDAAFLDAAPCLRCVVTTAAGLDHIDLAECARRGVAVAGAAETFSTDVADHAVGLLIDVLRRVSAADRFVRRGLWPARGDYPLGSKLSGKRVGIIGLGSIGSSIARRLQAFGCTISYHSRRAKDSATISYNYFPSVINLALESDVLIVACALNDQTKHIVNTEVLEALGKDGVIVNIARGGNVDEAALISALKGGGIAGAGLDVFEKEPEVPAELLSMENVVLTAHEAVFTVESASDISDLMIGNLEAFFQGKPLLTPVLPEQML comes from the exons ATGGCATCCACCGTCGGCGCCGCGGCGCGGGCGCCTGCCACCGGCGGGAAGCCGTCGGTCCTCTACCTTCGCCGCGCCGACGACGGCCTCGCTGCCGCGCTGCGCGCGCGCTACCGCGTCCACAGCCTCTACGATTCGGGTGCTCCGCTCCCGGCGTTCCtcgccgcgtccgccgccgcccgggggGCCGGTGAGCCCCCGCGGGCGGCCGTCGTCGTCGGCGGAGGCGCCATCCAAGTCGACGCCGCCTTCCTCGACGCGGCCCCGTGCCTCCGCTGCGTCGTGACCACCGCCGCCGGCCTGGACCACATCGACCTCGCCGAGTGCGCGCGCCGGGGCGTCGCCGTGGCCGGCGCCGCTGAGACATTCTCCACTGACGTGGCGGATCACGCCGTCGGGCTCCTGATCGACGTGCTCCGGCGCGTCTCGGCGGCAGACCGGTTCGTCCGGCGCGGGCTGTGGCCGGCCCGCGGGGACTACCCGCTTGGTTCCAAG CTCAGTGGCAAGCGAGTAGGCATCATCGGTTTGGGGAGCATCGGTTCATCGATCGCGAGGCGGCTCCAGGCATTCGGCTGCACCATCTCCTATCACTCCAGAAGGGCGAAGGATTCAGCTACCATCTCTTACAACTATTTCCCCAGTGTCATCAACCTCGCTCTCGAATCTGACGTGCTCATCGTGGCGTGCGCTCTCAATGATCAAACAAAGCACATTGTCAACACGGAAGTCCTGGAGGCACTAGGGAAAGATGGCGTCATCGTGAACATTGCCCGCGGAGGGAACGTTGATGAGGCAGCGCTCATCAGCGCACTCAAGGGAGGGGGGATAGCGGGCGCAGGCCTCGATGTCTTTGAGAAGGAGCCTGAGGTGCCGGCAGAGCTACTCTCCATGGAAAATGTGGTGCTCACAGCGCATGAGGCCGTCTTCACTGTGGAGTCGGCCTCTGATATTTCGGACCTCATGATCGGGAACCTTGAGGCGTTCTTCCAAGGTAAGCCATTGCTCACGCCGGTGCTTCCGGAGCAAATGCTGTAG